One window of the Methyloprofundus sedimenti genome contains the following:
- a CDS encoding glutathione S-transferase family protein produces MSTIKLYRHPLSGHCHRVELLLSILGLDAELIDVDLMQGAQKQVEFLKKNAFGQVPVLEDGNVTLADSNAILVYLASQYDQEHSWLPIEPAKAAEVQRFLSVAAGPVANGPATARLINLFGAQLDHLKAIETANNLFDVLDAHLAKQDWLVGDVPTIADLANYAYIAHAPEGDVSLKDYPNIKLWLKRIEHYPGFVPMQASKVGLAA; encoded by the coding sequence ATGTCTACTATAAAATTATACCGCCATCCTTTATCTGGCCATTGTCATCGCGTTGAACTTTTACTCTCGATTTTAGGATTAGATGCCGAGTTAATCGATGTTGATTTAATGCAAGGTGCGCAGAAACAAGTGGAGTTTTTAAAGAAAAATGCGTTTGGTCAAGTGCCTGTTTTAGAAGATGGCAATGTGACGCTTGCCGACTCTAATGCTATTTTGGTGTATCTCGCTAGTCAGTATGATCAAGAGCATAGCTGGCTACCTATTGAACCGGCTAAAGCGGCAGAAGTGCAGCGCTTTTTATCGGTTGCAGCTGGCCCTGTGGCTAATGGTCCGGCAACAGCACGTTTGATTAATTTATTTGGTGCTCAATTGGATCATCTAAAAGCCATTGAAACGGCTAATAATCTGTTTGATGTCTTAGATGCTCATTTAGCGAAGCAGGATTGGCTGGTAGGGGATGTGCCAACCATCGCCGATTTAGCCAATTATGCCTATATTGCCCATGCACCTGAAGGGGATGTATCGCTGAAAGATTACCCTAATATTAAATTATGGCTAAAACGTATTGAACATTATCCTGGGTTTGTTCCTATGCAAGCCTCTAAAGTGGGTTTAGCGGCATAA
- a CDS encoding glutaredoxin family protein, whose protein sequence is MSTVTVLTSATCSYCVAAKSLLLKHRVDYQEVDLVKGGEQAQTLLAQSGQRTVPQIFIDEKPIGGFTELVQLLNNKEFDINQLPIL, encoded by the coding sequence ATGAGTACTGTCACCGTATTGACCAGTGCAACCTGTAGCTATTGTGTTGCCGCTAAAAGTTTATTGCTCAAACATCGTGTTGATTATCAGGAAGTTGATTTAGTCAAAGGGGGAGAGCAAGCACAAACATTATTAGCACAAAGTGGTCAAAGAACCGTGCCGCAAATATTTATTGATGAAAAACCTATAGGAGGTTTTACCGAATTGGTACAGCTATTGAACAATAAAGAATTTGATATAAATCAATTACCCATACTTTAA
- a CDS encoding IS66 family transposase: protein MCWIHAERVINRLIPLNDSHTKAVDDARDQLWSIYHDLKAYKLNPVTEQASSIRQRFQILCSTKTCYETLNQALGRMGKNQHELLRVLDKPYLPLHNNLSERDIRDYVKKRKISGSTRSDAGRKARDTFASLKKTCRKHGMSFWGYLKVAY, encoded by the coding sequence TTGTGCTGGATCCATGCCGAACGAGTAATTAATCGCCTGATTCCTTTAAATGACAGCCATACCAAGGCAGTAGATGACGCACGCGACCAGCTTTGGTCGATTTACCATGACCTGAAAGCTTATAAACTTAATCCTGTTACCGAACAGGCGAGCAGTATCAGGCAGCGCTTTCAAATCCTATGCAGTACCAAAACCTGTTACGAAACGCTTAACCAGGCCCTCGGGCGAATGGGGAAAAATCAACATGAACTCCTCCGTGTACTCGACAAACCCTACCTCCCACTTCATAACAATTTAAGCGAACGGGATATAAGGGATTACGTCAAGAAACGAAAAATCAGCGGGAGTACACGAAGTGATGCAGGGCGGAAAGCCCGTGATACTTTTGCCAGTCTCAAGAAGACCTGCCGAAAGCACGGCATGTCATTTTGGGGTTATTTAAAAGTCGCTTACTGA
- a CDS encoding nuclear transport factor 2 family protein has translation MNAESEIRVPVPPFTLATATEKVQLAENGWNSKDPEKVASAYTLDSEWRNRAEIFSGRDKIIEFLTRKWQKELDYKLKKQLWCFTDNRIAVTFRYEWHDDSGQWYRSYGNELWEFAADGLMQRRIASINDQPIKVSEREFKGDKQ, from the coding sequence ATGAATGCAGAATCTGAAATCCGAGTGCCAGTGCCGCCTTTTACCTTAGCCACTGCCACTGAAAAAGTACAACTGGCTGAAAATGGCTGGAACAGTAAAGATCCGGAAAAAGTCGCCAGTGCTTATACGTTAGATTCTGAGTGGCGAAATCGCGCGGAAATATTTTCCGGACGCGACAAAATCATCGAATTTTTAACGCGTAAATGGCAGAAAGAACTGGATTATAAATTAAAAAAACAACTGTGGTGTTTTACTGATAACCGTATTGCGGTCACTTTTCGCTACGAATGGCATGACGATTCAGGGCAGTGGTATCGGTCTTACGGTAATGAACTATGGGAGTTCGCTGCAGACGGTTTAATGCAACGGCGTATTGCCAGTATTAATGACCAGCCGATCAAGGTATCTGAACGTGAATTTAAAGGAGATAAACAATGA